From one Magnolia sinica isolate HGM2019 chromosome 18, MsV1, whole genome shotgun sequence genomic stretch:
- the LOC131233165 gene encoding protein IQ-DOMAIN 17-like, producing MGKKGGTSWLTAVKKAFRSPSKESEKKSSKRREDQEVEEEEKKREKKRWIFRKSSNTEPLHQGDFKGAASRVSASMAADQRHAIAVAVATAAAAEAAVATAQAAVEVVRLTRPSNFVREQYAAVVIQTAFRGYLARRALRALKGLVKLQALVRGHNVRKQANMTLRCMQALVRVQARVRDQRVKLSQEGSSISSISDSNSFWQARYLQEMAERKSMSRDGSSVADDWDDRPHTIEEIQAILQSRNEAALKREKALAYAFSHQIWRAGKNPSMAEEAELEERPKWLDRWMATRPWENRARASTDQRDSIKTVEMDTARPFSYSNTNLRRHQQQPQQHPSSYSISSPLHRSHHNLSLHQSPATPSPAKTRPLQVRSSSPRCIREDKNSPAVHTPSSAYYYSSGFRHHGIPTSAANGAEAAAASAIPNYMAATESAKARVRSQSAPRQRPMTPERERGSGGCSAKKRLSFPAPESYGSGGSGGGGFGDKLRSPSFKSVQMMMMEQQSNRSSCCTDSFTGEVSPSSTSDLRRWMR from the exons ATGGGCAAGAAGGGAGGAACCTCATGGTTAACCGCAGTAAAAAAGGCTTTCAGATCTCCTTCTAAAGAGAGCGAGAAGAAGAGCAGCAAGAGAAGGGAAGATCAAgaggttgaagaagaagaaaag aagagggagaagaagagaTGGATTTTCCGAAAATCTTCAAACACGGAGCCGTTGCATCAAGGCGATTTCAAGGGGGCCGCGAGTCGGGTTTCTGCGTCCATGGCTGCAGATCAACGGCATGCGATTGCAGTGGCTGTAGCGACAGCAGCGGCAGCAGAAGCAGCGGTGGCAACGGCACAAGCTGCCGTTGAAGTCGTTCGACTCACCAGGCCGTCGAATTTCGTTAGAGAGCAATATGCCGCTGTGGTTATTCAGACGGCTTTTAGAGGTTATCTG GCAAGAAGAGCTCTTCGAGCTCTGAAAGGGCTGGTGAAGCTGCAAGCTTTGGTGAGAGGACACAACGTTCGAAAGCAGGCGAACATGACGCTGAGATGCATGCAAGCTCTTGTTCGGGTGCAGGCTCGGGTGAGAGATCAGCGTGTGAAACTCTCGCAGGAAGGCAGCAGCATATCCTCTATCAGTGATAGTAACAGCTTTTGGCAGGCGAGATATCTTCAGGAAATGGCGGAGAGGAAATCAATG TCGAGAGATGGAAGCAGTGTTGCAGATGATTGGGATGACCGCCCGCATACGATTGAGGAAATCCAAGCTATTTTGCAGAGCAGAAACGAAGCTGCTTTGAAACGAGAAAAAGCGCTTGCGTATGCTTTCTCTCACCAG ATATGGAGGGCTGGGAAAAACCCATCAATGGCTGAGGAAGCTGAGCTTGAGGAGAGGCCGAAATGGCTCGACCGTTGGATGGCGACAAGGCCATGGGAGAACAGGGCAAGAGCTTCCACCGATCAAAGAGACTCCATCAAAACCGTCGAAATGGACACCGCCCGGCCATTCTCTTACTCAAACACCAACTTGAGAAGACACCAACAGCAACCGCAACAGCACCCAAGCTCGTACTCGATCTCATCTCCTCTCCACAGATCCCACCACAACCTCTCTCTCCATCAATCCCCAGCAACACCATCTCCCGCAAAGACCCGACCTTTACAGGTGAGGTCCTCTAGCCCTCGTTGCATCAGAGAAGATAAGAACTCTCCAGCAGTGCACACGCCGAGCTCTGCTTATTACTACAGCAGCGGCTTTCGCCACCATGGAATTCCAACATCGGCAGCAAATGGCGCCGAAGCTGCTGCAGCTTCTGCAATTCCGAACTACATGGCAGCGACAGAGTCGGCGAAGGCTCGAGTCCGGTCACAAAGCGCGCCAAGGCAGAGGCCAATGACACCGGAGAGAGAGCGAGGCAGCGGCGGATGCTCGGCGAAGAAGCGGCTGTCTTTCCCAGCTCCGGAGTCCTATGGCAGCGGTGGCAGTGGCGGTGGCGGATTTGGAGATAAGCTGAGGAGCCCAAGCTTCAAGagcgtgcagatgatgatgatggagcaGCAATCCAACCGTTCGTCGTGTTGTACGGACAGCTTTACTGGCGAGGTGTCTCCGTCTTCCACGAGCGACCTCCGTAGATGGATGAGATGA